The sequence below is a genomic window from Methanocalculus natronophilus.
ATATAGGGAACATGCGGGAGTATCTTGAGATTCTCACACCCTGCAGGCGCCTGCGTCGGATCTGTTCTGGCCGGAGCAACCAGGTAGATCGTCGGATCTTTTGGAAGCTCCTTCTGGTGGAAGACCTCACAATGGCTCTTCTCCGGGTCAGTTGAGAAGAAGAAGTTGTGATGCGCCAGCTGATCGTATCGGCAGTTCACGCCGAGATGCAGGACATACCCTGAGCAGGCAGGCTCAAACCGCTTCCGGTAATCATCAAGCATGGGGCCTTTCTCACCAAGCAACCGCTCATATGCAGGGATAACCTCCATATCCGAGACAAAGAGATCTCCCTTCACAACGGTTCCATCAGCAAGCACAGCAGCAGTCACCCGCTCCCCCTCTCTCTCAAGGCTCACAACCTCGCAATTCAGGTGAACCTCTATGCCAAGCTCCTCCATCAGTTTTGTGAGACCCGCTGCAAGATTATACATCCCGCCATCCACGTACCACAGCCCGAAGTGGAACTGGATATACTGCATCACGTTCAGGACAGCAGGAGCGTCATAGGGAGACGACCCGACGTACTTGATGAAATGGTCAAGGACGTTCTGAAGGTATGGGTCACTGACACGCTTTGCAACCCCCTGGTGCATGGTATGGAAGTAATCGAGATCTGAGAGTGACCGGATAATCCCATAGAACTTCACAACCTCTGGCAGGGTATCAAGACCCTCCTCAAAATACCCTTCATTGACGGCCTCATAGAGATCTTTTGAATAATTGATGAACCGGATCAGATCCTCCCTATCTTTTTCTCCAAGCCATGGATTGGCACCCACAGTCTGTTCCGGGTCCGCATAGAGGTCAAGGTGCCGCCCATCCTCAAAAAAACAGCGCCACTCAAGGTCCAGCCTTCGAATGGGAATATAATCTCCAAGGGCCTTCCCTGCACCCGTAAAAAGCTTCTCAAATATATGGGGCATCGTCAGGATCGAAGGCCCAAGGTCAAAGGAGAAGCCATCTTTCTGTCGCACATTGAGTTTCCCTCCGACATGGGCATTCTTCTCATATACCCGGACACGATATCCCGCTTCCTGCAGGGATATCGCAGCGGATATACCTCCAAGGCCTGCTCCGATAACAACAACCGTTCCTGTATCTGCTGGCATAGTGTCACCTATCTCTTTGGGTACCGTCCACGTATTTCACGAATACGTGTATCAGGCGATTAGTATGATAAATCCATTTAAATAAGTTATCTGCATAAGATTGCCATATGGAGCAGAAGAAAGTCATTATTGTGGGTGCCGGTCCAGGTGGTCTGACAGGTGCGATGATCCTTGCCCACCGTGGCTTCCAGGTGACTGTCTATGAAAAAGAGGACCGGGTGGGCGGGAGAAACGCTCCCCTGAAAAACGGCCCCTATACCTTTGATACCGGCCCGACCTTTTTGATGATGTCCTTCATCCTCAGGGAGGTCTTTTCTGAAGCAGGACGGAATATTGAAGACTATCTCGACATACGGAAGATAGAGCCGATGTATCACCTGGATTATGGGGATCTCAGCCTCTATCCGACAACTGATGTCGAGAAGACCATTGAAGAGGTCAAAGCCACATTTCCGGGGAATGAAGATGGCATTCCGGCATTCTACAGAAAAGAGAAGCGCAGGTTCGAGCTCCTCTTCCCCTGCCTGCAGAAGGATTATACGCAGTTCCGGAGATTCTTCCACCCCGATTTCATCAGGGCAATACCGATTCTTGGTATCGGGCAGTCACTCTACCAGAACCTCGGCCGCTACTTCAATGATGACCGCCTGAAGATGTCCTTCACCTTCCAGTCCAAGTATCTCGGGATGTCGCCCTGGGAATGCCCCTCTGCCTTTACCATGATACCCTATGTGGAACGGCAATACGGCATCTACCATGTCATCGGGGGGTTAAATGCGATATCTGGCGCCATGGCAACAGTCGCAGGCGAACTTGGTGCAGAGATCCGGACAGGATCCCCGGTTGAGGAGATATTGACAGAGAATGGCCGGGCAACCGGGGTCCGGCTTGCCACAGGTGACATTGACTATGCAGATGAGATCATCATCAATGCAGACTTCGGGTATGCGATGACACACCTCTTCAATAAGGGCACACTCAGAAAGTACACACCCGACAAGATTGCACAGAAGAAATACTCCTGTTCCACCTTCATGCTCTACCTCGGAATAGACGGGGTCTATGATCTGCCGCATCATAACATCTACTTCTCGCATGACTACCGGGGCAATATCAGCGATATATTCAGCACCTACCGCCTCACTGAAGAGCCATCCTTCTATCTCCAGAACCCCTCAGTCATCGACCCGACCCTGGCACCGCCTGGAAAATCCACCCTCTATATCCTTGTCCCGGTGCCAAACAACCTCTCAGGTATTGACTGGGAGACGGAAAAGGAGCGTTTTAAGGAGAAGGTACTGGATCTCGTCATCACCCGGACATCAATGAAGGATCTCCGCGAGAAAATCGAGGTGGAGACGATCATCACCCCGCATACCTGGGAGCAGCAGTATAACGTCTACCTGGGAGCGACCTTCAACCTGGCGCACAACCTGGGACAGATGCTCTGGTTCAGACCGAGGAACAAGTTCGAGGAGGTTGATAACTGCTATCTTGTCGGAGGCGGAACGCACCCCGGCAGCGGTCTGCCGACGATATATGAATCGGGAAGAATAACCGCGAACCTGATCTCAGGCAGGCATGGTGTGAGCTATACGAAACCATCCACCCTGTACACAAAGGATGGTGCAGAGTGAGACCGGGTGCGGGGGTAAGTGCTTGTATGGGTTCAGACAGAATCAGGGACGGATTACTCCTTGTGCAGGCGGGACGGCTGCATTTCCTCGTCGCAGGGTTTCTTTTGTACGTGATCGGGGCACTCTTTGCCGTCCGGATGGGCGCTGTACTGGAGATGCAGACATTTCTCCTTGGATATCTCATCTGCGGCACTGCCCATCTCTCCGTCTCCTACAGCAATGATTACTATGACCGCCTCACCGATGATCCTGCCATACAAACACGCTTCTCCGGGGGAAGCGGTGTCCTCCCCGTCAACCCCCATCTTGCCGGGCCGGTCTTCTGGACTGCTGCCATCCTCTCGCTCTTTTCAATCGGATTCACGCTTCTGCTCGTCCTGATCGCCGGGTTTCCGGCATTCCTGATAGCCTTTGTCGCTGCCGGGATCACACTTGGCTGGATATATTCCGCCCCCCCGGTGCGGCTGACTGCCCGGGGACTTGGTGAAGTTGCAACAATGGCCGCATTCGGCATCTTCCTGCCCGGCGGCGGCTATCTCTTTACTGCCCTCCAACTAGCTCCTGAGATGCTCTGGCTCATGATCCCGCTCTTCTTCCTCGGCCTCTTCTTTATCGTGAGCGTTGAGCTGCCTGACTTCAGAAACGATGCGGCAACCGGAAAAAAGACCCTCGTTGTGAGGGCAGGCCGGAAGCAGGCTCTCCGGATTGCCGCACTTGGTGCTGCTGCCACGACGTTTGCATTCTGTATACTTGCGGTATCTGGTCCGGATTCCGGACAATTTTTCACAGTTGCCGCTTTTGCATCAGGAGTTCCGCTTCTCTTTGGAATTGCTGCAGTCCACCTTGCCAAACGGGATGGCTTCCAAATTGAGAAGATAACGGAGTGGAATATGCGGTCCCTTATCCTGTTTTTATGTATACTCACAGGGTACCTGGTAGTCTGGCCTTAGTGCAGGAGCCCCGGCATACCACTACCTTTATAGCCACAATCCTGCAAAGAGTTCCCCATGCAACCGGTGTTTGTTTCGGGCATACAACGCGGCTCTGGAGAGGAGGAGGTGGTATCGGCAGCCAGGAGCATAACGCTGAAGGCAACCGATGATCTCTCATGGCTCTCCAAAGGCGACACGGTGCTCCTGAAACCTGCCCTGAACTCATCATTCCCGTATCCATCCACCACTGACCCGCTCGCGGTCAGGGCTGTTGCTGATCTCCTCACTGAACGGGGAGCGGAGGTGGTGATCGGGGATCAGTCCGGCATAGAGCACGTACTCCACCATCCAGGCGGGGTGCTCCGTGGCAGTACAACTGAAAACTTCATCGCGTCCGGCATGAACAGACGTGATGGCAGGCGGTTCATCGGGTTTGAGGATGAGGGGTGGGAGGATGGGTTCTTCCATCACAAGTCAGAACAGACCCGTTCATGGAAGAATGGCTACTCTGTCACCCACTGGGTGAAGACTGCGGATCATATCATCAGCCTCCCCCGGATAAGCACCCACAGCATGACCGGGGCAACCCTTGGACTGAAGAACATGGTGGGGCTCCTCAGGGAAGACAGCAGGGTCGAATTCCATGCAAACGGCCCCATGAACAAGTATATTCTCAAGGCGACGAAAGGCAGCACACTATCATCAGTGGATGACGGAACCGGGGCATTCTTTGAGAAGATCGTCGAGATCAGCGATGTTCTCAGGGAGAAACTCAGGCTCACGCTCTTCTCTGCAACCCTTGTGCAGGCTACCTTTGGCCCTGACCGCTACAGCATTGAGTCTGGTCCAATCAGACTTGGGAAAGCAGCTGTTGTCCGGCCTGACCCTGGCCTTCTCATCGCCAGTACTGATATCATTGCTGCTGAGGCAGCAGCTCTTGCGGTCCTGAAAGAGGCACGGCAGACAGTTCCATGGATACAACGGTTTGTAGAGAAGATGGCGCTCTTTGGCAACCCTTGTATCCGCAGCTTTGACCAGACCCCGGTTTCTGCCCACCCTGCTATTCTGCATGGGATCCGGATCGGCCTTGGAGAGATACCTGAAGAGATCATTGCAGATGACCTTTCAGCAGCTGTTGCAGGGAGAATCAGGGATTTACTAAGATCTGCTACCGTGAGCTAATCGTCCCCTGGGATAAAACTCTCCATATAAATGAGAGAAGAAGACGGCGTATGCACAAACCGCCGCGATCAAAACCCTTATGCACTAGATTATCGATTGAGATAGCAAAGGAGAGAATATCATGACAGCATGGAAATGTACAATCTGTGGCCATATTCACAATGATGAGGCAGAGGCAACAGCATTTGAATCACTCCCAAAAGACTGGGTCTGCCCGGTCTGTGCAGCACGCAAAGACCTCTTTGTGAAGAAGGAGTGAG
It includes:
- a CDS encoding phytoene desaturase family protein — encoded protein: MPADTGTVVVIGAGLGGISAAISLQEAGYRVRVYEKNAHVGGKLNVRQKDGFSFDLGPSILTMPHIFEKLFTGAGKALGDYIPIRRLDLEWRCFFEDGRHLDLYADPEQTVGANPWLGEKDREDLIRFINYSKDLYEAVNEGYFEEGLDTLPEVVKFYGIIRSLSDLDYFHTMHQGVAKRVSDPYLQNVLDHFIKYVGSSPYDAPAVLNVMQYIQFHFGLWYVDGGMYNLAAGLTKLMEELGIEVHLNCEVVSLEREGERVTAAVLADGTVVKGDLFVSDMEVIPAYERLLGEKGPMLDDYRKRFEPACSGYVLHLGVNCRYDQLAHHNFFFSTDPEKSHCEVFHQKELPKDPTIYLVAPARTDPTQAPAGCENLKILPHVPYIQDTPFSPEEYAAFKELVLDKLERMGLVDLRSHIITEDEWTPHDIEDLYYSNRGAIYGIVSDRRKNKGFKAPKKSEKYQNLYFVGGSVNPGGGMPMAVLSGQQVKELILKRE
- a CDS encoding phytoene desaturase family protein, which translates into the protein MEQKKVIIVGAGPGGLTGAMILAHRGFQVTVYEKEDRVGGRNAPLKNGPYTFDTGPTFLMMSFILREVFSEAGRNIEDYLDIRKIEPMYHLDYGDLSLYPTTDVEKTIEEVKATFPGNEDGIPAFYRKEKRRFELLFPCLQKDYTQFRRFFHPDFIRAIPILGIGQSLYQNLGRYFNDDRLKMSFTFQSKYLGMSPWECPSAFTMIPYVERQYGIYHVIGGLNAISGAMATVAGELGAEIRTGSPVEEILTENGRATGVRLATGDIDYADEIIINADFGYAMTHLFNKGTLRKYTPDKIAQKKYSCSTFMLYLGIDGVYDLPHHNIYFSHDYRGNISDIFSTYRLTEEPSFYLQNPSVIDPTLAPPGKSTLYILVPVPNNLSGIDWETEKERFKEKVLDLVITRTSMKDLREKIEVETIITPHTWEQQYNVYLGATFNLAHNLGQMLWFRPRNKFEEVDNCYLVGGGTHPGSGLPTIYESGRITANLISGRHGVSYTKPSTLYTKDGAE
- a CDS encoding prenyltransferase, producing the protein MGSDRIRDGLLLVQAGRLHFLVAGFLLYVIGALFAVRMGAVLEMQTFLLGYLICGTAHLSVSYSNDYYDRLTDDPAIQTRFSGGSGVLPVNPHLAGPVFWTAAILSLFSIGFTLLLVLIAGFPAFLIAFVAAGITLGWIYSAPPVRLTARGLGEVATMAAFGIFLPGGGYLFTALQLAPEMLWLMIPLFFLGLFFIVSVELPDFRNDAATGKKTLVVRAGRKQALRIAALGAAATTFAFCILAVSGPDSGQFFTVAAFASGVPLLFGIAAVHLAKRDGFQIEKITEWNMRSLILFLCILTGYLVVWP
- a CDS encoding DUF362 domain-containing protein translates to MQPVFVSGIQRGSGEEEVVSAARSITLKATDDLSWLSKGDTVLLKPALNSSFPYPSTTDPLAVRAVADLLTERGAEVVIGDQSGIEHVLHHPGGVLRGSTTENFIASGMNRRDGRRFIGFEDEGWEDGFFHHKSEQTRSWKNGYSVTHWVKTADHIISLPRISTHSMTGATLGLKNMVGLLREDSRVEFHANGPMNKYILKATKGSTLSSVDDGTGAFFEKIVEISDVLREKLRLTLFSATLVQATFGPDRYSIESGPIRLGKAAVVRPDPGLLIASTDIIAAEAAALAVLKEARQTVPWIQRFVEKMALFGNPCIRSFDQTPVSAHPAILHGIRIGLGEIPEEIIADDLSAAVAGRIRDLLRSATVS
- a CDS encoding rubredoxin codes for the protein MTAWKCTICGHIHNDEAEATAFESLPKDWVCPVCAARKDLFVKKE